A region of Nitrosomonas stercoris DNA encodes the following proteins:
- a CDS encoding putative RNA polymerase sigma factor FecI: MSSLDSPSFTKLYKQYRLRLISRINRLIGCRETASDLAQEAYMRLLDNRDLSNVLNLSAYLFQIGHNLAVDYQRDPLNKIEYLLLDEAQPCPLPQLQEIVSLRQQCSILIDAIATMPQGCRDVFLLRKIDGLSYREISIRLNISEKTVQRRLVQAMLHCHRSV, from the coding sequence ATGTCCTCTTTAGATTCTCCAAGCTTTACCAAGCTTTACAAGCAGTATCGATTGCGTTTGATTAGCAGGATTAATCGTCTGATCGGTTGTCGAGAAACAGCATCCGATTTGGCACAGGAAGCCTATATGCGGCTACTGGACAACCGTGATTTGTCGAATGTACTGAATCTATCCGCCTATTTATTCCAGATTGGTCATAATCTGGCGGTGGATTATCAACGTGATCCTTTGAATAAAATAGAGTATCTGCTACTCGATGAAGCGCAGCCGTGTCCGTTGCCCCAACTGCAAGAAATAGTCAGTCTCAGGCAGCAATGCAGTATTCTGATAGATGCTATAGCCACCATGCCACAAGGTTGTCGCGATGTGTTTTTATTGCGCAAGATTGACGGGCTCAGTTATAGAGAAATTTCCATCCGCTTGAATATTTCTGAAAAAACCGTGCAGCGACGCTTGGTGCAAGCCATGCTGCATTGCCACCGCAGCGTATGA
- a CDS encoding protein FecR, whose protein sequence is MSSRSPSERLLKQALSWFFLLQSESCTDEDRQRFNHWFCKSEAHQAAYAHAERLWSEVDRLKEAADVPGLREARQWRSKRKSINVVGWAVFFLISSVLMRVGWLEYSAETIIYSTQLGEQHRVTLADGSSIIMNTATRLSVRISPLQRKIMLDTGEAIFNVQHEIWRPFIVNAGALQIRDIGTRFNVHKQQAGPILVTVLEGAVEINGVRLNAGYQQYYSPYADPRTLLRPIDIGQVEAWQHGQLVFRQTRLGRVVAELERYHPIHFVFLDPAIARETLSGTFGTDDLPFFLSSLEKILPVRVKPLPGNKSLLIDWADKKM, encoded by the coding sequence ATGTCTTCTCGTTCTCCTAGTGAGCGGTTGCTCAAGCAGGCATTGAGCTGGTTTTTTTTATTGCAATCCGAGAGTTGTACGGATGAGGACAGGCAAAGATTCAATCACTGGTTCTGTAAAAGCGAAGCTCATCAGGCGGCCTATGCGCATGCCGAACGCTTGTGGTCTGAGGTAGATCGACTTAAAGAAGCTGCTGATGTCCCTGGCTTGCGTGAAGCCAGACAATGGCGTTCCAAACGCAAATCAATCAACGTAGTCGGTTGGGCTGTGTTTTTTTTGATCTCGTCTGTGCTGATGAGAGTCGGTTGGCTGGAATACAGTGCTGAAACCATAATTTATTCCACGCAATTGGGAGAGCAGCATCGCGTTACTCTTGCGGATGGCAGCAGTATCATCATGAATACAGCCACTCGCCTGTCCGTCCGTATTTCTCCCTTGCAGCGCAAGATCATGCTGGATACGGGAGAAGCTATTTTCAATGTTCAGCATGAAATTTGGCGTCCTTTCATTGTAAATGCAGGTGCGCTGCAGATCCGTGATATCGGTACCCGATTCAACGTGCACAAACAGCAGGCAGGCCCGATCCTGGTCACAGTGTTGGAAGGAGCTGTAGAAATCAATGGAGTACGTCTGAATGCAGGGTATCAGCAGTATTATTCACCCTATGCTGATCCACGTACTTTGTTGCGACCGATCGATATCGGGCAAGTTGAAGCCTGGCAGCATGGGCAGTTGGTGTTCCGACAAACACGGTTGGGGCGAGTAGTAGCCGAGTTGGAACGCTATCACCCGATCCATTTTGTTTTCCTTGACCCCGCTATTGCGCGCGAAACCTTGAGCGGCACATTCGGCACGGATGATTTGCCGTTTTTTCTCAGCAGTCTGGAAAAGATTCTGCCGGTCAGGGTGAAACCGCTGCCGGGCAACAAATCGCTATTGATTGATTGGGCAGATAAAAAAATGTGA